A stretch of Fundicoccus culcitae DNA encodes these proteins:
- a CDS encoding ParB/RepB/Spo0J family partition protein: MSKARKSGLGRGMDALFSSYEETPADHEIVEDILLEDIRPNPYQPRKKFDETLLQELADSIKQSGVFQPVILRQSTIKGYELIAGERRVRASRMAGKTSIPAIVRDLDEQQMIEIAVIENLQREDLSPLEEAEAYSLLMNKLSLTQAEVADRMGKSRPYIANYIRLLSLPDEVKEMVNDNHLSMGQARTLLGLKDKNQLIPLAKKVLDEQLTVRQLEEYVQRLNSQSPAPDDTKKKPAKVKKPAEIIAIEQQMQDYFGTSAIIHQKGDKGKIEIEYLSQSDLIRILDLLDIQL, from the coding sequence ATGTCGAAAGCTAGAAAAAGTGGCTTAGGGCGTGGAATGGATGCTTTGTTTAGTTCTTACGAAGAAACACCCGCTGACCATGAGATTGTAGAAGATATCTTATTAGAGGATATTCGGCCCAATCCTTACCAGCCACGGAAAAAATTTGATGAAACCTTGTTACAAGAACTAGCCGACTCGATTAAACAATCGGGCGTTTTTCAACCCGTTATTTTACGTCAATCGACGATTAAAGGCTACGAACTGATTGCCGGTGAACGTCGTGTTCGAGCTAGTCGCATGGCAGGTAAAACATCAATTCCAGCCATTGTTCGTGACCTAGATGAACAACAAATGATTGAAATTGCCGTCATTGAAAACTTGCAACGGGAAGACTTGAGTCCGCTCGAAGAAGCAGAGGCATACAGCTTATTAATGAATAAATTATCCTTAACACAAGCCGAAGTGGCCGATCGTATGGGGAAAAGTCGTCCTTACATTGCCAATTATATTCGGTTATTGAGTTTACCTGATGAAGTCAAAGAAATGGTGAATGATAACCATTTGTCCATGGGTCAAGCTCGGACTTTATTAGGCTTAAAAGATAAAAATCAATTAATCCCCCTAGCTAAAAAAGTCTTGGATGAACAATTAACGGTTAGACAGTTAGAAGAGTATGTGCAACGTCTCAATAGCCAGTCACCAGCACCTGATGATACGAAAAAGAAACCGGCTAAAGTTAAAAAACCAGCGGAAATTATCGCGATTGAACAACAAATGCAAGACTACTTTGGGACATCGGCGATTATCCATCAAAAAGGGGATAAAGGTAAAATTGAAATTGAATATTTATCTCAATCGGATTTAATTCGTATCTTAGATTTATTAGATATTCAACTGTAA
- a CDS encoding serine hydrolase, producing MKLHISALKNWKKLCLLLVLFIQMPVTVTAQVQNQTLPTIESPTALLFNANSGQIIFEKESDIPMDAGSVSKLLSLYILRKAIDAGEIDWDTTVPISDYAYAVSQDYDVANVPLRQDKTYTVEELYEAVIINLAHGATIALSELLAGSEPEFVQVMSQQLDAWGIEDYDLINATGLTSAYDPTVVGSEEEGTTNQLTAEAVGVIAYYLLEDYPDILSLTSVTEKTFRQGTSDAFQMTNYNQMLPSSNFGYPDVDGLSSGSSLAGGYNLVVTADRDNYRLLAVILGATSNEERYNSATALLDYGFGYFRNDRLIQANQVATQISEIPVVGATEKSVSLVYEEPLDLTVPIGQNNVSLAYDFIPNDAYFDDNNRLVSPVAANTTVGSVQVTLRDSPINYLPNVQGNQTPVKIASAIEEAPWYTNSWNQLSDGFSQTMESIRVFFTDLFN from the coding sequence ATGAAACTACATATCTCTGCCTTAAAAAACTGGAAGAAGCTATGTCTTCTTCTGGTTTTATTTATTCAAATGCCTGTTACTGTAACCGCTCAGGTCCAAAATCAAACTCTACCTACAATTGAAAGTCCGACCGCCTTGCTGTTTAATGCCAACTCAGGCCAAATTATTTTTGAAAAAGAAAGTGACATCCCTATGGATGCTGGCTCAGTCAGTAAGTTATTATCTTTATATATTCTTAGAAAAGCCATCGACGCGGGTGAAATCGATTGGGACACCACCGTCCCCATCTCCGATTATGCTTATGCGGTCAGCCAAGATTATGATGTTGCCAATGTACCTTTACGTCAAGATAAAACCTATACCGTTGAAGAATTATACGAAGCCGTTATTATCAATTTAGCGCATGGCGCCACCATTGCCTTATCTGAACTGCTTGCAGGTAGCGAACCCGAATTTGTCCAAGTGATGAGCCAACAATTAGACGCTTGGGGCATAGAAGATTATGATTTAATTAATGCTACCGGCTTAACTTCAGCTTATGACCCAACGGTTGTTGGGAGTGAAGAGGAAGGGACGACCAACCAGCTAACTGCTGAAGCCGTTGGCGTTATTGCTTATTATTTATTAGAAGATTACCCAGATATTTTGTCGCTTACATCGGTGACTGAAAAGACATTTCGTCAAGGCACCTCCGACGCTTTTCAAATGACCAACTATAATCAAATGTTGCCATCAAGCAACTTTGGCTATCCTGACGTTGACGGATTAAGTTCCGGTTCCTCTCTAGCAGGTGGCTACAACTTAGTCGTTACAGCTGACCGAGACAATTACCGCTTATTGGCCGTTATCCTTGGTGCTACCAGCAATGAAGAACGCTACAACTCAGCCACAGCTCTTTTGGATTACGGTTTTGGTTATTTCCGCAACGACCGTTTGATTCAAGCCAACCAAGTTGCAACCCAAATTAGTGAAATTCCTGTTGTCGGCGCAACTGAGAAAAGTGTCAGCCTCGTTTACGAGGAACCCCTTGATTTGACTGTTCCCATCGGCCAAAACAACGTGAGTCTAGCCTATGATTTTATTCCGAACGACGCTTATTTTGATGACAACAACCGTCTGGTCAGCCCCGTTGCGGCCAACACAACCGTCGGTTCCGTGCAAGTTACCTTGCGTGACAGCCCCATTAATTATCTACCCAATGTGCAGGGCAACCAGACCCCCGTCAAAATCGCGTCGGCGATCGAGGAAGCCCCCTGGTACACTAACTCTTGGAACCAGCTGTCCGACGGTTTTTCGCAAACCATGGAGTCCATTCGTGTCTTTTTCACCGATCTCTTTAACTAA
- a CDS encoding DUF951 domain-containing protein, producing MEQKQYDLLDIVEMRKPHACQTNRWQIIRMGMDIKIKCLNCNHVVTLLRRDFDKKLKRVLVKHASNDITESTD from the coding sequence ATGGAACAAAAACAATACGATCTATTAGATATCGTTGAAATGCGTAAACCGCATGCTTGCCAAACAAACCGTTGGCAAATTATTCGCATGGGGATGGATATTAAAATTAAATGCCTTAACTGTAATCATGTCGTCACCTTGTTACGACGCGATTTTGATAAGAAATTAAAACGCGTTCTTGTCAAACATGCATCCAATGACATAACTGAATCAACCGACTAG
- a CDS encoding transcription repressor NadR yields MQAKERRQRILEFLQTQTEPVTASQLAKQFKVSRQIIVGDIALLRAHEHDILATNQGYLLTSQLVPRASRYTAKVVVQHEPEASEAELRLIVDHGGEVEDIQVDHPFYGLITAPLNIRSHQDVDYFMEQMALYSGTYLSSLTNGIHIHTVSCVDKQTFEKLLGAMGDAGLLLDEE; encoded by the coding sequence ATGCAAGCGAAGGAACGTAGGCAGCGTATTTTGGAATTTTTACAGACACAGACTGAGCCAGTGACGGCCTCACAGTTGGCAAAGCAATTTAAGGTGAGTCGGCAAATTATTGTCGGTGACATTGCTTTGTTGCGGGCACATGAGCATGACATTTTAGCCACGAATCAGGGGTATTTATTAACTTCGCAATTAGTACCGCGCGCGAGTCGCTATACGGCCAAGGTGGTCGTTCAGCATGAGCCGGAAGCAAGTGAGGCTGAATTGCGCTTAATTGTGGACCATGGCGGTGAAGTAGAAGACATTCAGGTCGACCATCCTTTTTACGGCTTGATTACGGCCCCATTAAATATCCGCAGCCATCAAGATGTGGATTATTTTATGGAACAAATGGCCTTGTATAGCGGAACCTATTTGAGTAGTTTGACCAACGGCATTCATATTCATACGGTGAGCTGCGTCGATAAGCAGACCTTTGAAAAGTTGCTTGGGGCGATGGGGGATGCGGGCTTGTTGTTGGATGAGGAGTGA
- a CDS encoding sensor histidine kinase — protein MKADNPQTNQPTMKLTRLEISELIVEMVITLGIVFFLYLSVILLARDLIDFPFSWRGSPPISIRMRFFLDDATINFFLWIFTLLSFVVGLLITYWRFKRRYRLMKLEHVLSYVTYIAQGNYDIRIPENTIPDLAEVTNSINMLVDSTVEALEEERRVEKTKDELITNIGHDLRTPLTSIIGYLGLIENKQYHDEEEMLQYTHTAYTKALRMQSLVDDLFDYAASRQTTYEIDPQPVQVALFLEQLAADFVLAAREKGLDLQVNVTPANLSANLDLDKMARVFYNLITNAFKYGYDATFIKLNAYPSKNKANYVIFEVINDGAPINEAEIERIFERSYRSDQSRHGDEPGSGIGLAIVSSIVESHQGQVYAANENNQTVFRIEMPQNLK, from the coding sequence TTGAAGGCTGATAATCCACAAACAAATCAGCCAACAATGAAGCTCACCCGTTTAGAAATTAGTGAGTTAATTGTTGAAATGGTAATAACACTCGGAATCGTCTTTTTTCTATATCTGAGTGTTATTTTGCTAGCTCGTGATTTGATTGATTTTCCATTTTCCTGGCGCGGTTCACCTCCGATTTCGATTCGAATGCGCTTTTTTCTTGATGATGCAACAATCAATTTTTTCTTGTGGATATTTACTTTGTTGTCTTTTGTAGTCGGTTTGTTAATTACCTATTGGCGCTTTAAAAGACGCTATCGTTTGATGAAGTTAGAACATGTTTTAAGCTATGTGACCTACATTGCTCAAGGAAATTATGATATTCGGATTCCGGAAAACACGATTCCCGATTTAGCGGAAGTGACAAATAGTATCAATATGTTGGTTGATAGTACGGTGGAAGCGTTGGAGGAAGAACGGCGTGTTGAAAAGACAAAAGATGAATTAATTACCAATATTGGTCATGATTTACGAACGCCGTTGACATCCATTATCGGATATTTAGGTTTAATTGAAAATAAGCAGTACCATGACGAAGAAGAAATGTTACAATATACACATACGGCATATACCAAAGCACTTCGCATGCAGTCCCTTGTGGATGATTTGTTCGATTACGCTGCTTCACGCCAAACAACCTACGAAATTGATCCACAACCTGTACAAGTCGCTTTATTTTTAGAACAATTAGCAGCTGATTTTGTCTTAGCGGCAAGAGAAAAAGGTTTAGACCTGCAAGTCAATGTCACGCCTGCTAACTTGTCAGCTAATTTAGACCTTGATAAAATGGCGCGTGTTTTTTATAACCTCATCACTAATGCCTTTAAATATGGTTATGATGCGACCTTTATTAAATTAAATGCTTATCCGTCAAAAAATAAAGCGAATTATGTGATTTTTGAAGTGATCAATGATGGTGCCCCGATTAACGAAGCAGAAATTGAACGTATTTTTGAAAGAAGTTACCGTTCCGACCAATCCCGTCACGGCGACGAACCTGGTAGTGGAATTGGCCTAGCGATTGTTTCGAGCATTGTCGAATCGCACCAAGGTCAGGTATATGCGGCGAATGAAAACAATCAAACCGTTTTTCGCATTGAAATGCCGCAAAATTTAAAATAG
- a CDS encoding magnesium transporter CorA family protein, with product MIKTINPSTSNKYHWIQLIEAASEEIDRLVADYNFPRDFLTSSLDSDEVARIEKHTNSKGEEYTLLVIIYPFVLENEDIRLRYQTQAISIIFNHELLITSHRASFQDIFSRLLTESDKTVFETPTMITLELLWLIARTFLHFIAELESMIMELEMTVVDRTENEIFYQLMGINRGLVNFQVAIDQNQSVIQSLNYIDYSNEPVEVLHGKIHDVSIEQKQAQSTIHRLKQYSDKISDILSNVVNNNLNNIMRVLTVWSIILTIPTIISGIWGMNVPLPFSDNNFAHLLLNFSSLILMVVIYWLFKKNKWI from the coding sequence GTGATAAAAACCATTAACCCCTCAACCTCTAATAAATATCACTGGATTCAATTGATTGAAGCTGCTTCTGAAGAAATTGATCGTCTAGTTGCGGATTATAATTTTCCGCGTGATTTTCTAACGAGCAGTTTGGATTCGGATGAGGTTGCACGGATTGAAAAGCACACGAACAGTAAAGGTGAGGAGTATACCCTTTTAGTCATTATTTATCCTTTTGTTTTAGAAAACGAAGATATTCGTTTGCGCTATCAAACGCAAGCCATCTCCATCATTTTCAACCATGAATTACTGATTACGAGTCACCGTGCTTCCTTTCAAGATATCTTTTCACGTTTACTAACAGAGTCTGATAAAACAGTATTTGAAACGCCGACGATGATAACCCTCGAGTTGTTATGGCTCATCGCGCGTACCTTTCTACATTTTATTGCCGAACTTGAATCAATGATTATGGAATTAGAGATGACCGTGGTGGATCGCACAGAAAATGAGATATTTTATCAATTGATGGGGATTAATCGCGGCTTAGTTAATTTCCAAGTGGCCATCGACCAAAATCAGTCCGTCATTCAATCCTTAAATTATATTGATTATTCTAATGAACCTGTAGAAGTTTTGCATGGAAAAATTCATGATGTCTCGATTGAACAAAAACAAGCCCAATCGACGATTCATCGCTTGAAGCAGTACAGTGATAAAATCAGCGATATTTTGTCGAATGTGGTGAATAATAATTTGAATAATATTATGCGGGTATTAACCGTATGGTCAATTATTTTGACCATTCCGACGATTATTTCGGGGATTTGGGGGATGAATGTGCCATTACCCTTTAGTGATAATAATTTTGCACATTTGTTGTTGAATTTTAGTTCGTTAATTTTGATGGTCGTGATTTATTGGTTGTTTAAGAAAAATAAATGGATTTGA
- a CDS encoding ParA family protein has translation MGRMIAIGNQKGGVGKTTTTVNLGAALASLGQKVLIIDSDSQGNATSGLGIERGDVHQSLYEILVNEVPMKDYILPTSRENLYIVPSTIQLAAAEIELAGVKNREQRLKQAVEPVRDQYDFILVDCPPSLGQLSINAFTASDTILIPVQAEYYALEGLSQLLNTIRLVQRTYNKDFRIEGVLLTMLDARTNLGYEVVEEVKKYFQEKVYDTIITRNVRLSEAPSYGQSIIDYDPRSRGAELYMDLAKEVLANVES, from the coding sequence ATGGGAAGAATGATAGCGATTGGTAATCAAAAAGGCGGTGTTGGAAAAACAACCACGACCGTTAACCTTGGAGCCGCTTTAGCCTCGTTAGGTCAAAAAGTCTTAATCATCGATTCAGACTCACAAGGTAATGCAACAAGTGGTTTAGGCATTGAACGGGGCGATGTTCATCAAAGTTTATACGAAATTCTTGTCAATGAAGTCCCGATGAAAGATTATATTTTACCCACCTCACGTGAAAATTTATATATCGTGCCTTCAACCATCCAATTAGCAGCGGCTGAGATTGAACTAGCCGGTGTTAAAAATCGCGAACAACGACTCAAACAAGCCGTCGAACCTGTTCGTGACCAATATGATTTCATTTTAGTAGATTGTCCACCCTCTTTAGGACAGCTTTCGATTAACGCATTTACGGCCAGTGATACGATTTTAATCCCTGTCCAAGCCGAATATTACGCCTTAGAAGGCTTAAGCCAGTTATTGAATACCATTCGTTTAGTCCAAAGAACCTACAACAAAGACTTTAGAATTGAAGGGGTCCTTTTAACGATGTTAGATGCTAGGACCAATTTAGGCTATGAAGTTGTCGAAGAAGTGAAGAAATATTTCCAAGAGAAAGTTTATGATACCATTATCACCCGCAATGTTAGACTGTCAGAAGCACCATCATATGGCCAATCAATTATTGACTATGATCCGCGCTCACGTGGCGCTGAACTATATATGGACTTAGCAAAGGAAGTGTTAGCAAATGTCGAAAGCTAG
- the guaB gene encoding IMP dehydrogenase, with the protein MSNWDTKFKREGFTFDDVLLVPAHSEVLPNDVDLQVDLAPNLHLNIPIISASMDTVTDSNMAIAMARQGGLGIIHKNMTIDEQANEVRRVKRSENGVIQDPFYLTPTHTIQDAEDLMSHYRISGVPIVKSETDMTLVGILTNRDLRFLTDFQQPIANYMTDKDLITAPIGTSLEEAEQILYKNRIEKLPLVNDQGHLSGLITIKDIEKVIQFPNAAKDKHGRLIVGAAIGITSDTFERAQALIEQQVDAIVVDTAHGHSEGVIRKIKEIREVYPDITLIAGNVATAEATCALFDIGVDIVKVGIGPGSICTTRVVAGVGVPQLTAIYECATAAKEYGKAIIADGGIKYSGDIVKALAAGGHAVMLGSMLAGTDESPGEFEIYQGRRFKTYRGMGSLAAMAKGSSDRYFQSKNEANKMVPEGIEGRVSYKGSVQDIIFQMLGGLRSGMGYVGAANLQSLREDAQFIRMSNAGLIESHPHDVQITKEAPNYSR; encoded by the coding sequence ATGTCCAATTGGGATACAAAGTTTAAAAGAGAAGGTTTTACGTTTGATGATGTGTTATTAGTTCCCGCCCACAGTGAAGTTTTACCAAATGATGTGGATCTGCAAGTCGATTTAGCTCCTAATTTACATTTAAATATTCCAATTATTTCAGCCAGTATGGATACAGTCACCGACTCAAATATGGCCATCGCAATGGCGCGTCAAGGGGGTCTAGGGATTATCCATAAAAATATGACGATTGACGAACAAGCTAATGAAGTGCGTCGTGTCAAACGTTCCGAAAATGGCGTTATCCAAGATCCATTTTACTTAACACCTACCCATACCATTCAAGATGCTGAAGACTTAATGTCACATTACCGCATCAGTGGTGTGCCTATTGTGAAAAGCGAAACGGACATGACTTTAGTCGGGATTTTAACCAATCGTGACCTACGCTTTTTAACGGATTTCCAACAACCGATTGCTAACTACATGACGGATAAAGATTTAATTACAGCCCCAATCGGTACTTCCTTAGAAGAAGCGGAACAAATCTTATACAAAAACCGTATTGAGAAACTACCTTTAGTTAACGACCAAGGGCATTTATCCGGTTTAATTACGATTAAAGATATTGAAAAAGTGATTCAATTCCCAAATGCAGCTAAAGACAAACATGGACGTCTCATTGTTGGTGCGGCTATCGGGATTACCAGTGATACCTTTGAACGTGCCCAAGCCTTAATCGAACAACAAGTTGATGCCATCGTTGTTGACACCGCCCATGGCCATAGCGAAGGTGTTATACGTAAAATCAAAGAAATCCGTGAAGTCTATCCAGACATTACCTTGATTGCCGGTAATGTGGCGACTGCTGAAGCGACATGTGCCCTATTTGATATCGGCGTTGATATCGTTAAAGTTGGAATCGGACCAGGTTCAATTTGTACAACCCGTGTTGTAGCCGGTGTTGGTGTACCACAATTAACAGCCATTTACGAATGCGCAACGGCAGCTAAAGAATATGGCAAAGCCATCATTGCTGACGGCGGGATTAAATACTCTGGCGATATCGTCAAAGCACTCGCAGCTGGTGGCCATGCGGTAATGTTAGGTTCTATGCTAGCAGGAACAGACGAGTCACCAGGCGAATTCGAAATCTACCAAGGCCGCCGCTTCAAAACTTACCGCGGTATGGGAAGTCTTGCAGCCATGGCTAAAGGATCAAGCGACCGTTACTTCCAAAGTAAAAATGAAGCCAATAAAATGGTCCCTGAAGGGATTGAAGGCCGCGTTTCGTATAAAGGGAGCGTCCAAGATATTATTTTCCAAATGTTGGGTGGTCTCCGTTCAGGTATGGGTTATGTCGGTGCAGCCAATCTTCAAAGTTTACGCGAAGATGCCCAATTTATTCGCATGAGTAACGCCGGTTTGATTGAATCCCACCCACATGACGTCCAAATCACCAAAGAAGCCCCTAACTACTCACGTTAA
- the ychF gene encoding redox-regulated ATPase YchF: MALTAGIVGLPNVGKSTLFNAITKAGVEAANYPFATIDPNVGVVEVPDKRLNNITQLVKPKKTVPTTIEFTDIAGIVKGASKGEGLGNKFLSHIRQVDAICHVVRCFDDGNITHVSGKVDPISDIETINLELIFADLESIDKRIGRVAKLAKTKDKEAVAELEVLEILKEALENNQMANAIEFSDEQEPIVKSLFLLTRKKMIYVANIAEDEVSDPSNNPYLKQVEALAAEQGAEVVPICAQLEEEIAELDDEEKSDFLAGYGLEESGLDRLIQSVYSLLGLSTYFTAGEQEVRAWTFRNGTKAPQAAGIIHSDFERGFIRAETVSYEDLMTYGSMQAAKEAGRVRSEGKEYVVKDGDIMLFRFNV; the protein is encoded by the coding sequence ATGGCACTAACAGCCGGAATCGTTGGCTTACCCAACGTAGGAAAATCAACTTTATTTAATGCAATTACCAAAGCCGGAGTCGAAGCGGCTAACTATCCTTTCGCAACAATTGATCCCAATGTAGGGGTTGTAGAAGTACCTGATAAACGATTAAATAATATTACCCAACTAGTTAAACCTAAAAAGACCGTTCCAACAACCATTGAATTTACCGATATTGCCGGGATTGTTAAAGGGGCTAGTAAAGGTGAAGGCCTAGGCAACAAATTTCTTAGCCATATCCGCCAAGTCGATGCCATTTGTCATGTGGTTCGTTGCTTTGATGATGGTAACATTACCCATGTTTCTGGTAAAGTTGATCCTATATCAGATATTGAGACCATCAACTTGGAATTAATCTTTGCTGACTTAGAGTCCATTGATAAACGCATCGGTCGTGTCGCAAAATTGGCTAAAACAAAAGATAAAGAGGCGGTTGCCGAATTAGAAGTTTTAGAAATTTTAAAAGAAGCTCTGGAAAATAACCAAATGGCTAATGCGATTGAATTTTCAGACGAACAAGAACCCATTGTTAAAAGTTTATTTTTATTAACCCGTAAAAAAATGATCTACGTAGCTAACATCGCAGAAGATGAAGTCAGTGATCCATCTAATAATCCTTACCTTAAACAAGTCGAAGCCTTAGCCGCTGAACAAGGTGCTGAAGTTGTACCAATTTGTGCTCAACTTGAGGAAGAAATTGCCGAACTAGATGATGAGGAAAAAAGCGACTTTTTAGCTGGTTACGGCTTAGAAGAATCAGGACTTGACCGCTTGATTCAATCCGTTTATTCTTTACTAGGACTATCAACGTATTTTACAGCCGGTGAACAAGAAGTCCGCGCTTGGACCTTTCGAAACGGCACCAAAGCCCCTCAAGCAGCTGGAATTATTCACTCTGATTTTGAACGTGGTTTTATTCGCGCTGAGACAGTTTCATATGAGGATTTAATGACTTACGGTTCCATGCAAGCGGCCAAAGAAGCCGGTCGCGTCCGCTCCGAAGGTAAAGAATACGTCGTAAAAGACGGCGACATCATGCTATTCCGCTTTAACGTCTAA
- a CDS encoding DUF1129 domain-containing protein translates to MSEEKNTTPQTDEVVETLEREESTETTETTTENNLNKQGSTNKETEKPQSLSEQMSSDDYVIYGVTPEVFNQLTKKNQQFIIAVDRQLQQTDIAPSALAAVYLEIAETLIQGQSTGQTAKHLYGTPTEAVAVIKEQKFPTQDQLEPVRSPDWQIALDGSLILGSIYVALTGFSLINNATEEVTYQGMGIITVIVNYIMAGLAMLQTSKVLPNPDAPKGKKGYFKYFGVATLSMVAWILSVVLTSTFIPPSINIPVPGEWLLGIGLATFALRFYLKRKLNIQGGIF, encoded by the coding sequence ATGAGCGAAGAAAAAAATACCACACCTCAAACGGATGAAGTAGTTGAAACCCTTGAGCGTGAGGAATCAACAGAAACAACTGAAACAACGACTGAAAACAATTTGAACAAGCAAGGATCAACTAATAAAGAGACGGAAAAGCCACAAAGTCTATCTGAACAAATGTCTTCGGATGATTATGTAATCTACGGCGTCACCCCAGAGGTATTTAATCAATTAACTAAAAAGAATCAACAGTTTATTATTGCCGTGGATCGTCAATTACAACAGACCGATATCGCCCCCAGTGCGCTAGCGGCTGTCTATTTGGAAATTGCTGAAACCTTGATTCAAGGACAATCGACAGGTCAAACGGCTAAACATTTATACGGAACGCCAACCGAAGCTGTGGCGGTTATTAAAGAACAAAAATTTCCAACCCAAGACCAATTAGAGCCCGTTCGTTCGCCGGATTGGCAAATCGCACTAGATGGCTCTCTAATTCTTGGATCAATTTATGTGGCTTTAACAGGTTTTTCATTGATAAACAATGCAACGGAAGAAGTTACCTATCAAGGCATGGGAATTATTACCGTTATTGTTAACTATATCATGGCTGGTTTAGCGATGTTACAAACATCTAAAGTGTTGCCCAACCCTGATGCACCAAAGGGCAAAAAAGGTTACTTTAAATACTTCGGTGTTGCGACCTTGTCCATGGTTGCTTGGATATTATCCGTAGTACTGACATCAACCTTTATTCCACCATCTATCAATATCCCCGTACCTGGCGAATGGTTATTAGGTATAGGACTAGCTACTTTTGCTTTACGCTTCTACTTAAAACGCAAACTCAATATTCAAGGCGGGATATTTTAA
- a CDS encoding response regulator transcription factor has product MRILVVDDDREIVELLNIYLQNEGYEVIKAYNGQQALNYIKNDDDISLVILDLMMPKVQGSEVLEKLRAANHSIPVIILSAKSSDNDKIQGLISGADDYVTKPFNPLEVIARVKSLLRRQYRYAENEEPDVVEVGPLIIRKESHEVKTITGKDIQLTALEFGILYLLASHPNRVFSAEEIFESVWNQESIVSAKTVMVHVSHLRDKIESATGGEKVIQTVWGVGYKIEG; this is encoded by the coding sequence ATGCGTATCCTAGTTGTTGATGACGATCGTGAAATAGTAGAATTATTAAATATATACTTACAAAATGAAGGGTATGAGGTTATTAAAGCGTACAACGGGCAACAAGCCCTGAACTACATTAAAAATGATGACGATATATCCTTGGTAATCTTAGATTTAATGATGCCAAAAGTACAAGGTTCAGAAGTATTAGAAAAATTAAGGGCGGCTAATCATAGTATTCCTGTCATAATTTTGTCGGCAAAATCTTCCGATAATGACAAAATCCAAGGCTTGATTTCTGGAGCGGATGATTATGTAACCAAACCATTCAATCCGTTAGAAGTCATTGCTCGCGTTAAATCGCTCTTACGTCGCCAATACCGTTATGCAGAAAATGAAGAACCAGATGTGGTTGAAGTGGGACCTCTCATTATTCGTAAAGAATCCCATGAAGTAAAGACGATTACAGGCAAAGATATTCAGTTAACAGCTTTAGAATTTGGTATTTTATATCTGTTAGCGAGCCATCCAAACCGCGTATTTAGTGCGGAAGAAATTTTTGAATCGGTCTGGAATCAAGAAAGTATTGTGAGTGCCAAAACGGTAATGGTCCATGTAAGTCACTTGCGTGACAAAATTGAAAGTGCCACTGGTGGCGAAAAAGTAATCCAAACGGTGTGGGGAGTAGGCTATAAAATTGAAGGCTGA
- the msrA gene encoding peptide-methionine (S)-S-oxide reductase MsrA produces the protein MSQEIAILAGGCFWCMVKPFDQWDGVEAVVSGYTGGHVPNPTYEEVCTGTTGHTEAVQITFDPDVISYEKILDVYWTVMDPTDAGGQFVDRGSSYRPEIFYTSDEQKAIAEASKAALDQSGRFDKPIVVPITAASAFYPAEDYHQDFYKKNPDHYQRYSVGSGRVDFLNQHN, from the coding sequence ATGAGTCAAGAAATTGCAATTTTAGCCGGAGGCTGTTTTTGGTGTATGGTGAAGCCCTTTGACCAGTGGGACGGTGTCGAAGCCGTGGTTTCGGGTTATACCGGTGGCCACGTACCCAACCCGACCTACGAAGAAGTGTGTACGGGAACCACGGGACACACTGAAGCCGTCCAAATTACTTTTGATCCCGATGTGATTTCCTATGAAAAGATTTTAGATGTCTATTGGACAGTAATGGATCCAACCGATGCTGGCGGCCAATTTGTTGACCGTGGTTCATCTTATCGACCAGAAATCTTTTATACTAGTGACGAACAAAAAGCAATTGCCGAAGCGTCTAAAGCGGCTTTGGATCAAAGCGGCCGTTTTGATAAACCAATTGTCGTGCCAATTACCGCGGCTTCCGCATTTTATCCAGCCGAAGATTACCATCAAGACTTTTACAAAAAAAATCCCGACCACTACCAGCGCTATAGCGTAGGTTCAGGCCGCGTTGACTTTTTAAATCAACATAATTAA